CGACCGATCGAATCACGCGCTCCGCGCGGACCCTCCGCGCGAGCTCGATGAGGCGCGCTCGTCCTGCGGCGTCGCGATGCGGGGCGGCGAACGCGCGGAGATCGGTCGGGTCGAGCGTTCCGTCGTGCGCGCGAAGGGGCTGTTGGCGAGGGTCGAGCATGAGCGTGGAGAGCAGAGCAGACGTCTGGCCGAAGATGGACGAAAGTCGACCGATGGGATTCGGCTCCAATCGGGTGACACGGCCGCCGAACGCGCCTCGTCGCCCGAACGGGTGACGCGAGGCCAACTCGTCGAACGAGCCATTTCACCTCCGGATGCGGAGGAAACACGCCATGCCGAAGTCGTTCTCGGCGTCCTCGCTGCGCGAGAGCCCGCTGAGCATGAAGCCGTGCGCCTTCATCCACGGCTCCAGCTCGGCGAACAGCGGCGCGTTCCGATAGCGCGAGACGAGCTCCGCTTCGCATACGACGACGTCGAATCGAGAGAGGACCTTGCTCGATCCCTTGAGCGCCGGCAGCACCGCGCCCTGCACGTTCAGGTAGAACAGGTTGTAGGGGGCGTCGTCGGTGGCGAGCAGCGCGTCGAGCGTCGTGCCCTGCACCGTGCGCTTCTCGAACCGGACCTCGCCCTCCGTCGGGCTCGCGCGGGCGAAGAGGTTCGAGAAGTGCTCCTCGTCCGGCTCGAGGATCGAGTTGAGGACCGCAAAACGACCCGGCGCCGCCCAGTAGTCGAGCGGCCCCTCGCGATCGGTGAGCGCGACTTGCACGCACCGCACGTGCGCGCTCGTGAAGGTCTGGAGGTGCGCGAAGTCGTCGGCGTTGGGCTCCACGAGGAGCATGTGCTCGTAGCCGGCCTCCCGTAGCTCGGGGACGTGCTCACCGCGATGTGCGCCCGCGTAGACGACGCCGCGCGCTTCGAGCGACAGGGTCTCGAGCATGTTCGCGAAGCCGAGCTTCTCTAGATCCCGCTCTTCCATCGCGGCAGTCTAAGCGAAGAGGGCGCCGAAGCCCGGGGCTTCCCTGAACATGCGCACGCAGGCGAGCAGCTCGTAGTCGTTCGTGAACCGAACGTTCTCCCGCGCGAGGTGCTCCTTCAGCGCGTCGCGGCTCGAATCGCCCGTCATCAGGAACTTCGCGAGCGAGAGGCCCACCTCGTCGAAGTTCAGCTTCTGCAGGTTCCGCAGCAGCACCTCGGTCGGCGCGACGCCGGGGAAACGTTCGCCGAGCAGGTCGAAGATCGCGGCCCTCTTCGGCACGTTGAGGAGCAGCGCGAGGACGAAGCGCAGCTCGTCGTCCGTCACGCCGTCGCGTCGCGCGACGAACGCGCGCTTCTTCGCGCTCTCTTCGAGCACCGGCAAGACGAGGTCGAGATCGGCGCCCTGGGTCGCGCGGGCGATCGCGAAGAGCCGCGCGCGGTCTTCGGCTCGTTCGAGCGTGCGCCACGCCTCCGCGAGGATCAAATAGGCCGCGTGAAAGTCGGCGCGCGCGAGGGTGAGCTCCGCCGCGCGCCAGTACGCGTCGGGACGGGCGGCGTGGAGCATCGTGAGGAGCTGGATGCGCTTCGTCACCGCCGGTCGCGGCTGGAACGGATCGAGCGCGAGTGAGGGCGGCAGGTAGTTGTACTGCGGTCCGCTCTCGCGCCCGGTGTCCGTGCGCACGATGATCGTGACGGTCGGACGTTCGAGGTGAAACGTGGAGTGGATGAGCGCGGGCCCGGCGTGGATCGGCCGGACGTCGCCGCGCACGAGCAGCTCCGTGTCCGTCAGCTCCAGCGCGCCGAGGGCCATCGCCGAGCTCACCCGCGACGTCTCCGTGAACCGGTAGCGGCAATGCACGCTCGACCCGCAGAAGACCGAGAACGCGCCGCTGAAGGAGTGCTGATGGATGGTGATGAGCCCGTCGATCCAGAAGAGCGCCTCGATGAAGAAGTCCTCTCCGCGGAAGGTCGTGAACGGCGGCTGGCCGAAGCTCGCCTCGGGATCGCTCTGCCACGGCAGGGGATCCTGCGCGAGCATCGCCAGGACCAGCTCGTCGACGTCGCTGCCGAGGTCGGTCTCTTCGAGCACGCGCTGCGCGATCTCGGGGAACGCCGCTTCGTCGCGGCGCCGCGCGCGCCACCGCTCCGTGATCCGAGCGCCCATCTCGGCGAACCGCGCGGCCCATTCCATCGACGTCATCGTGCTGTCGCGTAGAGTACGGTAGCAGTAGGAGGTGGGATGGGTTTTCGAGAGTCGGTCCCGAGCTTGAACCGAGTCAACCTGCCTCGATGCGGGCGCCTATCGCTATGGCTGCGCCACTTCGACGTCGACTTCTATCGCACGCATCGTCATCGCGACGGCGTCGCGGATCTGACCGACTTGGGATCGGACGATTTGTTCGCGCACTTCATCGAGCGAGGTTGGGCCGAAGGCCGGTCCTACAACCGCGTGCTGCACGCGTTCATCGACCCCGCGTTCTACGTGTCCCGTTATCCGGAGCTCGAAATCGAGAGTCCGGAGGCGGCGGTGCGGCACTGGATGTACGACGGATACTACGAGGGGCGCGTGCCGAACGCGGCGAGCCAGCACGTCCTCGACAGCAGGATTCACCTCTATCAAATGGGAAAAGTCGGATCGAAGGCCATCGAGGCGGCGATCTATGCGGCGGGCCACGAGTCGTTGGTCCTTCATTTCCACTGGCCGAGTGATTTCGTAGCGACCTACCCGGACTGCTTCTTTGCCTACGAAGAAGTGATGGCGCGCAACGCGGACAAGCCAATTCGCGTCATCTCCGGTGTACGGGATCCGTTCGAGCGCCTCATTTCGGGGTTCTATCAGTCTCCAATCCAGGACCCGTCGGAGTGGTCGGTCGAAGCGGCGACGAAGAAGATAAGAGCGATGGTGCTGTCGCCGCATCGCAGGTTGATCCTGGACTGGTTCGATCACGGGTATTGCCGCGAGCTCGACGTGTACGCGCACCCGTTCGACGTCGAGGCCGGGTTCGGCGTCTACGAGGAGCACCACCTCCGCTTGTTCGTGTACCGCCACGATCGGCTGCCTCGCCTCGTCGGCGAGCTCTCCCGATTCGTCGATCTGGATCTGTCGCTCGAGCCCGTGAATCGAACGAGCGACAAGGAGAACGCGGAGAGCTTCGCCACGATCATGCGGACGGCGCGGTTTCCCGGGAGCGTGGTCGAGGAGGTGGTGACCTCGCGCTACGTCCGGCATTTCTTCACGGGGCGGGAGATCGATGCGATGCGTGCGCGGTGGGCCGAGTAACCCGGCGCGGGTCGTCGTCCCCGTCCTCGTGTTCCTCGTCGCGCTGAAGACGGCGGCGGGGCTCGCGGGGACGATCGACGTCGAGCTCGACGACGAGACGATCTACCTCGACGCCGCCCATCACCTCCGCGATCGCTACTTGCCGCTCGCGGAGTCGAGCCCGCTCTATCCGGCGTGGTATCGGGTCCTGTCGCTCGCGGCGCGTGAGCCGCTCTCGCTCTACTACCTGAACTGGTTCGTCCTCGCGCTCGCGCTGCCGCTCCTGCTCTACGCGCTCGCGCGGCGCTCCGGCGCCTCGCTCGGCTTCGCGGCGACCGCCTCCGCGGTGTGGTCGTTCTCGGGGGCGGTCCTCGTCAACCCGTTCGTCTCGAAGTTCGCGGTGCTCGTCCTCGCCGCCGGCGCGCTCGCGTCCACCTTCGCGCGCGAGCGGCGCGTCGCGTTCGCGCTCGGATCCGCCGCCGTCTCCGTCGCGGCGTACGCGCGCGCCGAGCTGCTCGTCCCCTCGTACGCGTTCGCGGCGGCGGCGGCGATCCATGGCGTCGTCGGCCGGCGGCGCCGCCCGCTCGCATCGCTGTTCGTCGTCGCCGTCCCCGCGGTTCTGCGGCTCGTGTTCGGCGAGCCGCGGCAAGGGTGGCGCGCGTTCTTCGCGTTCGGCCAGCACTACGCGCGCAACGTGATTCGCGCGCGGCACCTCGGCGTCGACGCATGGACGACCTGGGAAGAGCACACCCGCGCGGACTTCCCGCACGCGACGACGATCCTCGAGGCGGCGCGCGAGAACCCGGAGGCGTTCCTCTGGCACGTCGGCGAGAACGCGAAGGCGCTCCCGCGCGCGATCGTCGCGGTGGTGGGGCCGCTGAGGTACGTGCCGCTCTTCCTCGTCGTCGTCGTGGCGCTCGTGCTCGTCGTCCTCGTGCTCGTCGGGATCCGCGCGCTCGTCCGCCGCCGCCTCGACGCGCGGCTCGTGGGGTGGATGCCGCTCTACCTCGTCGTGCTCCTCACGACGCTGGGGTCCGCGCTCTTGATCCATCCGCGCGAGCACGTGCTGCTGCCGCTCGTGTGGCTCTCGCTCGCCGCGCTCGCGAGCGCGCCGGGGACCGTCGTCCCGCCGCTCCTTCGCCCGCGGCTCCGCGGGATCGTCCAGGTCGCCCTCCTCGCGTCGCTCCTCGCGCTGCTCCCGGCGCGCTCCGGCGCGCCGCCGGCGCTCCTTCGCCCCGCGGTCCCCCCGCCGTCGTCGCCGCCCGAGGCCGCGGAGACGATCCGCGCGCTCCGTTCGCTCGGACTGAAGCAGAAGACCGTCATCCTCGAGACGAGCTACTCGCGCGCGGTGTACGCGGGCTTCCCGTTCGAGCGCGTGGGGCAGCAGGACAAACGCGGTCCGTTCTGGGACTTCGTTCACGAGCGCGGCGTCGGCCTCGTGGTGATCGACGATCGCCTGCGGCGCGATCCTCGCTTCGCGAACGATCCCCAGTTTTCGCGCTTCGCGGCGGGGGACGGCGAGCGCGAAGACTTCGAGCTCGTCCCGGTGGAGCGGACGGCGGTCGTCCTCGCGGTGCGGCGCAGACTTCGGTAGCCTGCGCCTGCCATGTCCCTCGTCACCTGGAGCTTCCCCACCACCGTCGTCTTCGGCACGGGCGCGATCAAGGCGCTCCCCGAACATGTGAAGCGCGCGGGCGGAAGGCGCGTCCTCGTCGTCGCGGATCCCGGCGTCACGAAGGCGGGCATCGCCGACCGCGTGCGCGCCAACCTCGAGGGCGGGGGCATCGCGGCGAAGGTCTTCGACAAGGTCGATCCGAACCCGGTCGAGCAGAACGTCGTCGACGGCGTCGCGGCGTACCGCGAGCACGGCGCCGACCTCGTCGTCTCCGTCGGCGGCGGCGCGCCGCTCGACACCGGCAAGCTCATCGCGCTGAAGACGACACACGAGCGTCCGCTCCACGAGTACGACGACGCGATCGGCGGCGACGCGCACATCACCGCGAACGTCCCGCCGATCATCAACGTCCCCACCACCGCCGGCACCGGGAGCGAGGTCGGCCGCTCCGGCGTCGTCACCCTCGCCGCGACGGGGCGGAAGACCGTGATCTTCAGCCCGCACCTGATGGCGAAGGCGGCGATCCTCGATCCGGAGCTCACCGTCTCGATGCCGGGGCGCGTGACGGCGGCGACGGGCTTCGACGCGCTCACGCACTGCATCGAGGCGTACCTCTCGGTCGGCGATCACCCGATGGCGGACGGCATCGCGCTGATGGGCATCGAGCTCTCTGCGAAGCACCTGCCGCGCGCGGTGGAGGCCGGCAGCGATCTCGCGGCGCGCGGCGCGATGATGAAGGCGGCGATGATGGGCGCGGTCGCGTTCCAGAAGGGGCTCGGCGTCTGCCACTCGCTCGCGCACCCGCTCTCGAGCGAGAAGAACCTCCATCACGGGCTCGCGAACGCGCTCTGCCTCCCCGCCGTCGTCGACTTCAACAACGCGGCCGTCCCCGAGCGCGTCGAGCGCGTGCGGCGCCTCGTCGACCTCACCGCGACGAGCCTCTCGAACGCGCTCCGCACGCTGCGCGAGAAGGTCGGCCTCCCCGGCGGCCTCGGCGCGGAGGGCGTGACGAAGGCGGACATCCCGAAGCTCGCCGACAAGGCGATGGAGGACGCCTGCCATCGCAGTAACCCGCGTCCGTGCGAGCGCACGGACATGGTGAAGCTCTACGAGCTGTCGCTCTGACCGGCGCGCGCGAAGGCTCGCGCAGTCGACATGGCGAAGCCAGCGAGCTCCCGCAGCGCCCGTATCGCCGGCCTCGCGTCGGATCCGCTCGCGTGGATCCTGCTCGCGGTCCTCGTGGTGCACGCGGTCGGGATCGGGTGGGGGCTGCCCGCGACGGACGGCTGGGACAGCGACGGCGTCGCGCCGCGCGATTTCCTCCCCGGTCTGTATCGGACGTTCACGCCGGGCAGCTTCAACACGTATCCGCCGGTCCACCTCGTCGTCCTCGCGGTCCTGACGCTCCCGATCACGCTCGCCGGTTATCTCCGCGCGCCGGCGCACGACCTCCCTTCCCTCGTCGGCGAGCTCGTGCAGGTGCCGTACATGACGTCGATCGCGTACGTCGCGCGCTCGGCGTCGCTCGTGATGTCGGTGGCGATCGTCTATTTCCTCGCCCGCACCGCGGAGGAGATCGCGACCGCGCTGCCCGGCTCCACGCCGAGCGCGTCGCGTCGCGCGGGCTGGTGCACCGCCGCGTTCGCGGGCGTGAACGCGACGCTCGCGTATTACGCGAAGACGACGAACCTCGACGTGCCGTACCTCTTCTGGGCGACGTGGTCGCTCCTCGTCTTCGTCCGCGCCATCGTGCGCGCCGAGCCGCGGCTCCTCCGCCGCGCGTTCGTCCTCGCCGCGCTCGCGATCGGGACGAAGGACCAGGCCTATGCGCTGTTCGCGCTCTCGATCCCGATCGCGCTCGGTGGGTGGGCGTTCGCGGAGTCTTCGCTCTCGCGCCGCGGCGCGATCCTCCGCGAGGCCGCGATCGGCGCCGCGGTGGCGCTCGTGGTGTTGCTCGTCGTCGACAACGCGCTCCTGAACCCGTCCGGCTTCGCGGGCCGCCTCGCGTTCCTCCGCGGCAGCGCGAGCCAGGACTACGTCGAGTACACGAACGACTGGCCCGGCCGCTGGGGCCTCCTCGCCGACGCGTACCACCGCTTCCCGCGCCAGATGCCGAAGCCCCTCGGCGCCTTCGCCCTCGCCGCCGCCGGCTGGGCCCTCGCGCGCGCGCGCCGCTCGCGCGGGCCTGCCGTCGTCGCGGTCGCGGTGCCTCTGCTCGTGCTCGTGTCGTTCACGGTGGCGTTCAACTTCGTGGCGCGGCGCGCCGACGCGCGGTTCCTCCTCCCGCAGGCGTTGATGCTCGCGCCGTACGGCGGGCTCGCGCTCGCGCCGCTCGTGTTCGCGGCCGGCCGTACGCGCCGGCTCGTCGCGCAGGCGGTCGCGAGCGCCGGTCTCGCCGGCGGCCTCTTCACGTGCATCGCCGTCGCGGCGAACCTCCACCACGATCCCCGCTACGACGCGGAGGCGTGGCTCCGCGCGCACGTCGCGCCGGGCGACACGGTCGAGGTGTACGGCAAGAACGTGTATCTTCCACGCTTCACGGAGGTGCCCGACGCGCGCGTGCAGCGGGTCGGGCCGGAGCCGGTCGCGGGGCGGAACCCGCTGCCGGGCGTCACCGAGATCGAAGCGCCGTTCGAGGACGCCCCCGCGCGCGCGCCGCGCTTCATCGTCGTGCCGTACGCGTGGGTGTGGCGCTACCTCATTCGTCCGGACGACTTCTACCTCGGCGCCGGCCGGCAGCACGCGCCGACGCAGGAGCGCGACGCCGCGCAAGGAGGCGCGGTGGGGTGGTTCCGTCAGCTTCGTGACGACAAGGGGCCCTACCGCGTCGCGCACGTCTCCGACTACGACGGGAGCATCTTCCCGATCGTGCACGTCCACGGCACGACCGGCCTCCCGGTCTGGATCTACGAGCTCAGGACACCCACTTCAGCAGGCGAATGACGCCCATCTTCGCGCTCTGTTTGTGCGCGGAGACGTTGGTGCGGGCGGCGATGTCGTTCCGGTTGTCGGAGTAGTACTGGTACGCGCGGTAGAGCATCTCCTCGTTCGTCAGCGTCGGCGTCCAGTCGAGCTCGCGCGTGATCTTGGAGATGTCGAAGGAGAAGCTCTCCGCGATCATCTTGTAGTGGTACGGGCCGAGCGGGCTCACCTTCAGCTTGTGCGCGAGCTTCATCGCCGGGATCGTCAGGCCCTTCGGGAGCGACGCGATCTTCGACTTCGACCCCGCCTTGTCGATGACGTAGCCGTACACCTCGCGGAGCGACTTCACGTCCTTCGAGCCGATGCCGAAGAGCGCGGTGTTCCCGTACTCGGCCGCGCGGAGGAGCGCGTTGATGAGGTCCTGCGCGTAGATGAACTGGTAGCGGTTCGAGCCGTCGCCGACGACGTAGAGGCGCTTGTCGTCGTCGATGAACTCGAACAGGATCGAGAGGAGGCCGAGGCGACCCGCGTCGATGATGGTGGGGCAGCGGACGACGACCGCGTTCGTCTTCGTCGCGCCGAGGAGCGCCTTCTCGCCCTCCCACTTCGAGACGCCGTACACCTCGACCGGGTTCGGCGCGTCGTCCTCCGTGACGGGGCGATTGAAGCCCTCCGCCCAGAGGCAGTTCGACGACGTGAAGACGACGCGGCGCACGCCGTGCTTCTCCGCCATCTCGACGACCCGCTTCGTGCCGTCGACGTTGGAGGTCCAGAGGTGCTCCTGATCGACCTTGCCGTGCGCGAGGATCGCCGCGAGGTGGAAGACGACGTCGAAGTCGTGCTTCGCGAACGTCTGCTCCATCAGGTCCCGGTCGCGGATGTCGCCCTGGATCGAGGTGAGGTTCGGCAGCTCCTGCGCGTCGGGCTCGAGGTCGATGTTGACGACGTGCCACCCGTCGTCGCTCAGCCGCTTCGTCATCAAGCTGCCGAGGAAGCCGGAGCCTCCCGTCACGAGGGCGCGTTTCATGGCGCCTTCGGTACCACGTCGGCGAACTCGAGGTGAAGCACATCCGGGACCGTCGCCGTCGGCACGAACGTCACGTCCGGCCACGGGCTCGCCGGCACGCCGTGCCACACGACGAAGGGCGCGTGGAGGTAGACCTCGCGGCCCTCGGCGCGCCAGTAGTCGACGAGCTCGCGCAGGCCGTGGCCCCACTCCGGGAAGTGACCGATGTCGACGTAGCGCACGTCGTGCGTCGCCGTCGTCGTGAGGAGCACGTCGAACTGACCGAGGTTCCCGATGAGCGCGAAGCGACGCGGCACCGCCTCGCCGAAGCGATCGACCCAGTGGTCGCACCAGTATTTCCCCTCGTAGTGCGCGCGGAAGTCGTGACCGCACGCGATCCCGATCCCGAGCACCATCGCGGCGGCGATCGTCACGTGCGCGATCCGGGCGCGGCGGCGATCGTCCTCCTTCCGGAGCACCAGCAGCGTCGCGACGACGGCGCCGAGCGCGGCGGCGAGCGTGAGGACGAGGAGGATGACGCGCTTCAGGAGCACGTGGTCGGAGACGTTCCAGAAGTAGATCGCGAGGAGCGGACCCAGCGCCGCGGCGGCGAGGAACGCGGCGCGCGGGAGGCGGACGCGCTCGATGACGACGAACGCGGCGGTGAGCAGCGCCGGGAGCGCGGGGAGCGTGTAGCGGTGGTACGCCCACGGGAACCCGAACGCGTGCGTGTACGGCATGTTCGCGCGCGTGAGGAACGACGCGTAGAGCCCCACCGTCGGGAGGAGCAGCGCGGCGAGCGGCCAGCGGAGCTCGCGCCGCGCCGCGCGGAACGAGAGGACCGCGAGCGCGACGAGCGGGGTCGCCTGGAGCGTGGCCTTGTTCGTCCACCCGCCGATGAGCAGCCCGAGCTTGTCCTCTTCGCGCACGTACATCCACGGATCGAGGTCGAAGAAGCCGACGTCGACGAGGTAGCCGAAGCCGATCCCGAGGTAACGCGCGCCCTTCTCGTGCAGCGTCGGCTGGAGCCACGCGACCGCGAGCGCGGCCGCGAGCACGCCGATCCAGGCGAAGCGCTTCTTGCGCACGACGACGAGGAGCGCGACGACGACGAGCGTGAAGACGCCGATCGGGATCCCGTACTTCACCTGCGACGCGAGGTTCATCTCGGCGGGGCCGCACCACGGCGGCGGACCGTAGGAGATGGGGTTGAGCGACGAGAAGCGGACGCGGTTCAGGAGGCACACCGGCGCGAGGCCGCCCACGAACCCGGCGAAGGCGGGGCCCACCCGGCGCGCCGCGGCGCGGAGCGAGCGGCCCCCGTCGGGCGCGGGCGCGACGGCGATGACGGCGAGCGACGCCGCCGCCATCGGGAACGTGAGGACGTGCGCGGCCGTCGCCGCCGCCCACGCGAGCCCCGCGAGCGCGCCGGTGCGCGGGGACGAGTCGCCCGCCACGACGCGCACGCCGAAGTAGGTGCCGAGCGTCGCCATCAGGACCGCGAGCGGGAAGGCGGTCATCTCGAGCGATTTTCCCGGGAGCGGGGTCGACACGACGACGAGCGCCGCGGCGCCGACCGCGTACCACTCGTTCTTCACGAACCGCTTCGCGAGCGCGAACGTCGCGAGGACGATCGGGACGAGGAGCGCGAACGTGGCGCTCGAGACGCGGGCGAGGCCGAAGGCCTTCAGCACCGGCGCGAGGAGATAAGGATAGAGCGGGCTGTAGATGCCCCACACCATCCCGCGCGCCGGGGCGGCGTGGGGGACGACGAGCGGCCAGCGATCGAGCGGGCCGTTGTCCCAGTACGGCAGCCCGTGGTCCGCGACGCCGCGCATCATCTGCACGTAGGTGCGGACGTCGAGCGACTCGACGCTGTGTCCTCGATGCAAGAGCGCGCCGACGAGGAGGAGCGCGCAGAAGCCGGCGAGGACGTGCCGGGGCGTCGGCGCGGTCACGCGCCTTCGGTGCGGTTCACGACGCGGGTCGGGACCGCGCGGATCCCGGAGGTGCCGATCGTGGTCTCGGCGCCGGCCTTCCCGGCCTCGTGGTACTCGGCGTCCTGGTTCACCTCCCAGACGTCGTACACGCGCGAGCCGGCCGCGATGTTCTCCGCCGTCAAGAGCGCGGTCATCATCGCGTGGTCCTGGTTGTTGTACTTGTGCATGCCGTTGCGCCCGACCGGGTAGAGCGTGGGGAACCTCTGCTCCATCTCGCTCCGCACCGTCTCGACGTTCTTCGTGTAGTCGTCGTCGTAGACGGGGTACGCCTTCACCTGGCGGACGACGCAGCCGTCCGTGACGTCGCTCTCCTTCGCGAGGCCGATCTTCGCGAGCTCCTTCGTCGCGAGCTTCACGAGGTCCTCGTCCTTCATCGACCAGAGGCCGTCGTTCTCGAAGCAGAAGTACTCGAGGCCGTAGCAGGCCATCTTCGGATCCGGGATCATCTCCGGCGACCACGACTTGAAGTTCTGGATGCGCCCGACCTTCACGTTCGGGTCGTGGATGTAGATCCAGTTGTCGTCGAAGAGGTTCTTGTCCTCGAGGATGAGCACGACGGTGATGAAGTCGCGGTACTTCAGCGCGTTCGCCGCCTTCGTCGCCTCCGCGGAGAGCTTCGGCGCGAGCGCGTTCGCGACCTCGCGGAGCGGGGCGGAGGAGATCACGGCGCGCGCTTCGAGCTCGCCGGTGGTGCCGTCCTTGCGCGTGAAGCCGATCTTCCAGCTCCCGCGGTCCGCGCTGTAGTCGAGCGACTCGGCGCGGCAGCCCATCTCGACGGTCCCGCCGAGGCCCTTCACCTTCTCCGCGCACGCCTCCCAGAGCATGCCCGGGCCCTTGCGCGGGTAGCGGAAGGTGTCGATGAGCGTCTTGATGACGCCCTTCTTGTCGGCCTGGTTCTTCGGCTTCCTCTGCGGGACGAGCGCGTGCTTGATCGCGCCGGAGAGCGAGAGGCCCTTGATGCGCTGCGCCGCCCAGTCGGCGCTGATCTCGTTGCAAGGCATCCCCCAGACCTTCTCGGTGTAGGTCTTGAAGAAGATCCGATAGAGCCGCGAGCCGAACTCGTTCGTGACCCAGTCCTCGAGGTTGGTAGGCTTCGGCGTCGGGAACGCGCGCGCCTTCGCGTAGGAGAGGACGCAGTGCGCGGCCTCGATCGGGCCGAGCTTCACGAGCGCCTCCGCGCCCTTGAGCGGGTAGGCGAAGAACTGACCGTTGTAGAAGATGCGCGACGACCGCGGGCGGTCGAGCATGTCGTCGGGGAGGATCTCGGTCCAGAGGTCCTCGATCTCCTTCGACTTCGAGAAGAAGCGATGGCCGCCGATGTCGAAGTGGTAGCCCTTGTACT
This genomic stretch from Labilithrix sp. harbors:
- a CDS encoding iron-containing alcohol dehydrogenase, which codes for MSLVTWSFPTTVVFGTGAIKALPEHVKRAGGRRVLVVADPGVTKAGIADRVRANLEGGGIAAKVFDKVDPNPVEQNVVDGVAAYREHGADLVVSVGGGAPLDTGKLIALKTTHERPLHEYDDAIGGDAHITANVPPIINVPTTAGTGSEVGRSGVVTLAATGRKTVIFSPHLMAKAAILDPELTVSMPGRVTAATGFDALTHCIEAYLSVGDHPMADGIALMGIELSAKHLPRAVEAGSDLAARGAMMKAAMMGAVAFQKGLGVCHSLAHPLSSEKNLHHGLANALCLPAVVDFNNAAVPERVERVRRLVDLTATSLSNALRTLREKVGLPGGLGAEGVTKADIPKLADKAMEDACHRSNPRPCERTDMVKLYELSL
- a CDS encoding NAD(P)-dependent oxidoreductase, which produces MKRALVTGGSGFLGSLMTKRLSDDGWHVVNIDLEPDAQELPNLTSIQGDIRDRDLMEQTFAKHDFDVVFHLAAILAHGKVDQEHLWTSNVDGTKRVVEMAEKHGVRRVVFTSSNCLWAEGFNRPVTEDDAPNPVEVYGVSKWEGEKALLGATKTNAVVVRCPTIIDAGRLGLLSILFEFIDDDKRLYVVGDGSNRYQFIYAQDLINALLRAAEYGNTALFGIGSKDVKSLREVYGYVIDKAGSKSKIASLPKGLTIPAMKLAHKLKVSPLGPYHYKMIAESFSFDISKITRELDWTPTLTNEEMLYRAYQYYSDNRNDIAARTNVSAHKQSAKMGVIRLLKWVS
- a CDS encoding FkbM family methyltransferase; the protein is MEERDLEKLGFANMLETLSLEARGVVYAGAHRGEHVPELREAGYEHMLLVEPNADDFAHLQTFTSAHVRCVQVALTDREGPLDYWAAPGRFAVLNSILEPDEEHFSNLFARASPTEGEVRFEKRTVQGTTLDALLATDDAPYNLFYLNVQGAVLPALKGSSKVLSRFDVVVCEAELVSRYRNAPLFAELEPWMKAHGFMLSGLSRSEDAENDFGMACFLRIRR
- a CDS encoding NAD(P)/FAD-dependent oxidoreductase, giving the protein MTSGLPVAILGAGPAGLTAAYALSKKGIPVTVLEADPEYVGGISRTAKYKGYHFDIGGHRFFSKSKEIEDLWTEILPDDMLDRPRSSRIFYNGQFFAYPLKGAEALVKLGPIEAAHCVLSYAKARAFPTPKPTNLEDWVTNEFGSRLYRIFFKTYTEKVWGMPCNEISADWAAQRIKGLSLSGAIKHALVPQRKPKNQADKKGVIKTLIDTFRYPRKGPGMLWEACAEKVKGLGGTVEMGCRAESLDYSADRGSWKIGFTRKDGTTGELEARAVISSAPLREVANALAPKLSAEATKAANALKYRDFITVVLILEDKNLFDDNWIYIHDPNVKVGRIQNFKSWSPEMIPDPKMACYGLEYFCFENDGLWSMKDEDLVKLATKELAKIGLAKESDVTDGCVVRQVKAYPVYDDDYTKNVETVRSEMEQRFPTLYPVGRNGMHKYNNQDHAMMTALLTAENIAAGSRVYDVWEVNQDAEYHEAGKAGAETTIGTSGIRAVPTRVVNRTEGA